The window CTGAAAGCGATTTGCCGTGGAAAGTGGATATTGTGGATTGGTGCTTAATTAGTGATGAATTCCGTCAGATTATTCAACAACAATATTATGAGCTTCAAAAAATGAAAAAATTAAGTTTTCCTGAATTGGCGATAAAAGTGATGCGTGAATTTAACCGTCCTGCTACGGTGGATGAATTGTGGCAGTATGTTCAAGAAAAACAACTTTATATAGATTTGGAAGCCTATGATGCCAATCGTGGTGGGTTTAAAGGCAAAACACCAGACATTACTTTTTGCGCAAGAATCTATACTTTGGCAAAACAAGGGCGTTATTTTAAAGAGGTGGGTAATGCTTCGCCAAAACAGTTTGTTTTATTAGAGCATTCTTTGCCTAAGCACATTGATGTTGAACAGAGATTAAATGCTTCTGATACCACTCAAGCCAAGAAGCAAATTAAAGAACGTGAGTTGCATAAATTTCTTAGCCATTATTTGTATCACAATAAAGCATTTGGCGCTTATTCGCGCACTATTTTTCATGAAAGCAGCAAAAAAGGGCAAAAGGGCGAGGATAAATGGCTTTATCCTGATATGGTAGCGGTGCATTTTGAATATGAGGGTTATCAGCATCATCATGTTTTAAGTTTTGTGAAGAAGTTTGATATTTTGCCAGTAAAGGTTTTTTCTTTTGAGTTAAAACGAGATTTGGGCTTCTCTAATTATAAACAATCTTTTTTTCAGGCAGTCAGTAATTCCAGTTGGGCAAACGAGGGTTATTTAGTTGCGTTGAATATTGATTCGGACAGTCAGTTTCTTGAGGCATTGCAAAAATTAAGTCAAAGCTTTGGTATTGGTATTATTCAGTTGGATATTGTGCAGATAGAAAACAGTAGGGTGATTTCGCCTGCACGTTATAAGGAAAAAATGGATTATTCGGTGGTAAACGAGCTGGCAAGTAAAAATGAAGACTTTAAAGATTTTTTGAAAACGGTTACTGATTTTGACCCAAAAAGTAAAGAACGTTTTTTAAGTGAGTTTGACCCGATTTTAACGGCTGAAAAACTAAATGATACAATATATTGATAAGAAAGTGCAAAAGATATGCAATTCCCCTACTCATGGCTAAAAACCCAAGCCAACCCCGATTTATCCGCCGAACAACTTGCCCACCTGCTAACCATGGCGGGTTTGGAAGTGGAAGACAGCGAAGCCGCCGCGCCCGATTTTTCGGGTGTGGTGGTGGCGGATGTAAAATCCGTTGAAAAACATCCCGATGCCGACCGTTTAAACATCACCCAAGTGGATGCTGGCACGGGCGAACTGTTGCAGATTGTGTGCGGTGCGCCCAATG is drawn from Conchiformibius steedae and contains these coding sequences:
- a CDS encoding nucleotidyltransferase domain-containing protein yields the protein MQLQIVQSILQKHIPQRSVWAFGSRVQGNAKPYSDLDLVILGNEPLSIAEHADLTSDFSESDLPWKVDIVDWCLISDEFRQIIQQQYYELQKMKKLSFPELAIKVMREFNRPATVDELWQYVQEKQLYIDLEAYDANRGGFKGKTPDITFCARIYTLAKQGRYFKEVGNASPKQFVLLEHSLPKHIDVEQRLNASDTTQAKKQIKERELHKFLSHYLYHNKAFGAYSRTIFHESSKKGQKGEDKWLYPDMVAVHFEYEGYQHHHVLSFVKKFDILPVKVFSFELKRDLGFSNYKQSFFQAVSNSSWANEGYLVALNIDSDSQFLEALQKLSQSFGIGIIQLDIVQIENSRVISPARYKEKMDYSVVNELASKNEDFKDFLKTVTDFDPKSKERFLSEFDPILTAEKLNDTIY